A stretch of Phragmites australis chromosome 12, lpPhrAust1.1, whole genome shotgun sequence DNA encodes these proteins:
- the LOC133886852 gene encoding probable calcium-binding protein CML36, which translates to MMAAEVGPVHVNRPFFSRARREASWKITRSTAFVPSSYKSSSSPTSPSYFFHASSPPPRQFDRSIPRLQANVAMKLSMPFFGSSSAKKQESKGKRSNNGKSSSFASTTSSSSDESVYVTTPRTVLPSASASGAKKPAAVTREELEVALRRVVSSEEELAEMLGEAGVVLEEMAAAEPADEGELKETFAVFDADGDGRISAEELRAVLASLGDERCSVEDCRRMIGGVDTDGDGFVCFDEFTRMMMHGL; encoded by the coding sequence ATGATGGCAGCAGAGGTAGGTCCCGTGCATGTGAACCGGCCGTTCTTTTCCCGCGCCCGGCGCGAAGCTTCCTGGAAGATCACTCGATCGACCGCCTTCGTCCCGTCCTCTTATAAGTCCTCGTCTTCTCCAACCTCACCTTCCTACTTCTTTCATGCCTCGAGTCCCCCTCCTCGTCAATTCGATCGATCGATACCTCGACTACAAGCTAACGTAGCCATGAAGCTCAGTATGCCTTTCTTCGGTTCCTCCTCTGCCAAGAAGCAGGAGAGCAAGGGGAAGAGATCAAACAACGGCAAGAGCAGCTCCTTCGCCTCGACTACGTCGTCCTCGTCCGATGAGTCCGTGTATGTCACGACGCCGAGGACAGTCCTGCCGTCGGCGTCTGCCTCCGGGGCTAAGAAGCCGGCGGCCGTGACGCGGGAGGAGCTGGAGGTGGCGCTGAGGCGGGTCGTCTCGAGCGAGGAGGAGCTGGCCGAGATGCTCGGTGAGGCCGGCGTCGTGCTGGAGGAGATGGCGGCCGCGGAGCCGGCGGACGAGGGCGAGCTGAAGGAGACTTTCGCGGTGTTCGACGCCGACGGGGACGGGAGGATCTCCGCGGAGGAGCTCCGCGCCGTGCTCGCCTCGCTCGGCGACGAGAGGTGCTCTGTTGAGGACTGCCGACGCATGATCGGCGGCGTGGACACCGACGGCGACGGATTCGTCTGCTTCGATGAGTTCACGCGCATGATGATGCATGGGCTGTGA